In Acidobacteriota bacterium, the sequence TCCTTGGCCTTGGGCACGGTGGTGATGATGCGCTCCTTTTCCAGGAACTCGGTCACCATGGTGCGCAACATGGCCTTGCGGTGGCTGCTGGTGCGGTTCAGCTTGCGGTGTGCTTTACGGTGTCGCATGTCCGTCTATGTCCTTCTTACGCTTCGGCCTCGGGCACCACGGGACGGCCTTTCTCGTCCATCTTCATGCCGAACTGCAGACCCATGTCGGCCAGGATCTCTTTGATCTCGTTGAGCGACTTGCGTCCGAAGTTCTTGGTCTTGAGCATTTCGGCTTCCGACCGCTGAACCAGTTCGCCGATAGTGCGGATGTTGGCGTTCTTGAGGCAGTTATAGGAGCGCACCGAGAGCTCGAGTTCCTCCACGCTCTTGTTGAGGTACTCGTTCATGGCGCTGAACTCGGGATCTTCCTCGCCTTGCCGCTCTTCCGGCTCTTCTTCGAAGTTGATGAAGATGTAGAGCTGGTCCTTGAGGATCTTGGCGGCTTGGGCGATGGCGTCCTCGGGAGCCACGGCTCCGTTGGTGTGGACCTGCAAGATCAGCTTGTCGTAG encodes:
- a CDS encoding 50S ribosomal protein L17, translated to MRHRKAHRKLNRTSSHRKAMLRTMVTEFLEKERIITTVPKAK